The DNA segment GAAATTTCATGCTGGCCACCAGAATGGCGGCAACCGGCACCAGCGTCAGGCTGTAATCTGGATGGCCAAACTCCAGTTCCAGAACCGCCCTTTCGTTTTTGCAAAACAGTTTTTCGACTTTTTTCAGGGCGATGGGGTTTACGTTCCAGGTGTCCCCGGACACGTAGTTCACCCGGCGAACCTGGCAGTCTACTGGCGCATGAAACCGGTGATACATGCTGGATTTAAGCCGCAGGGTGACAAATTGGCCGTTTTGGTAGCGCGCTGCCAGCCTAGTATCCGGGATCAGTTGCTCCAGGGTGTAAGGAAAACCCTTGGCCTGAAACAGCCGGTTGTCCTGAATACGGCCGCAGGCGCCAACGATGGCGTCGCACGGGCTGCTGACAGTGCCCAGCCGGTTGTCTAGCGGGCGCAGGCCAGGCTTGAGCTGCCGTGTGAAGCACTCTTGGAGGCTTTTAAAACGCGGGTTTTTAGCATCCTGTAACCGCAGGTCGTCACAGAAGCACTGCCAGATGGCAATGGATAGCCGAGTCAGGGCGGGGCTTTCAATACGGCTGAACCAACCCATAAACAAGGTGAGCCAGAGCCGAGGCAGGCGGTTGGTCAGCAGAAAATTCAGTTGTTCGCCGGTGGTTAAACCAGGCGTTGCCTTTTTAACCGAACTCACTAGGCTACCGTCACTTCAGCGTGAACCTGTTCCGGGTAGTCCAGGCCCAAATCCTCAAGAAACTTCCGCATGATGGGTTCCGCCTGGAACCGGGCTGCGCGTTTGCGAGCATTCTCGGCCATCACATTGCGGTCGTTCGAGGCGCTGAAGAACTCCACAACCGCTTCGGCCATCGTGCTTACATCCTCGGTCAGGTAACCGCTAACCCTGTGCTCAAGGATGTCTTTCGGGCCCTTGCAGTTGTAGGCTACTGCGGGCATGCCGTGGGTAAAGGCTTCAAGCAGCACGTTGCCGAAAGTGTCAAAACGCGAGGGAAATACAAACAGATCCAGCCCTAGATACAGTGACGCCAGTTGCTCCCGGGTTTGCCAGCCTAAAAATACGGCGTCCGGCAGGGCTCGCTGAAGGTCTTCGCTGGCAGGGCCGGAACCGGCCACAACGATTTGCAGGTTGGGCAGTGACAGGCGCGCTTCCTGAACGATTTCGGGCAAATCGAAAATGCCTTTTTCGCGGCTTAGCCGGCAGGCGATAAACAGCACCGGTGTTTTTTCGTTGGCGCCGGGAATCAGATCCGACTTGCGGGCAGGTTGCACCTGAAGGTCCCGCGGGGCGGTGTGGTGGGCGGTCAGAAATACCCGATCCTCTGGCAACTGCATTTCATGACCGATCAGCCAATCTCTGTGTTCACGGTTGAGCACGAACACACCGTCAAACCGATTGTAGAGCGCCCGCATCAGGCGGCGAACCCGGTCTCTTTCGTGCTGATTCAGATGGGTGGTGTGAGCGATAAAATCAATCCAGTCTGTGTGCATGAAGAAGTAGCAGGGCACGTTGAACATCTGTTGCAGAAACAGCGCAACCAGCGCCATGGGGCCTTCGGTGGAGCAGACAATCCGGTCGTAGCCGCCTTGGTAGAATATTCGGGCAATTTCCATCACATCCGGCACCCGCAGGGTTTGATCGCCGAAGGGGTGCAGGTCAATGTCCGCAATAGGCCGAACCACACTCAGGTGGGGCTCGGACACGGCGTCGGAATGGCAGATCAGAAAATCAAGCGGCAGATTGGTACGTTTGATCTCTTTCAGCTTCCCGCTCAGCGAGGTGGAGACCCCGTTTTTATCCAGCAGCGTGTCGGTCAAACACAACGCCCGCCGGGAGTGCTCGTTTTTGCCCAGTTGCCGGGCAAACTGGTTGAGCAGGTCGCGGTTCTGATACAGCACGCGGGTTGAGGCAAGAGTAGACCCGGCCAGTATGGTGCTGATCAACACCGGGAACGAGAGGCTGTCCAGAATTTCGGCCAGGTTAATATTGCTCATGTTGTCCTGGCGCTTGCTGTCGCCCAGAAACAGGGCCGTGAGCTGGCTGGGTATTTCCAGTTTGCGGGTTAGCTCCTCGGTGGAAAAATCTTTCAGGCTGAGGCCGTTGTGCTTGTCCACCGCTTTGCGAATGCGCTTGGCGATCAGATGGTTCAGGTGGTTGAACAGCTCGCCGATGATCTGGTTGACGGTGTCCACAAACGCTTCGGGATGGTTGCGCTTGCTGTCGGCGATTTTATCCAGCTGGGTAATGCAGAACGCGTAGTCTTTTGACGCCTGCCATTTCAGAAACCGCTTGGGCTTCTTGCCCTGAAGTGCATCGTGTATGAGGGCGAAAAACACAGCGGTTTTCTTGTGCTTTTGCATTTCCAGAAACAGGTTGGCGACTATAAAGCAGCCCATCTTGTCCCAGGTAGACCCGCGATGAAGAAGAATTCGAAGCAGGCCCGGGTCTTTCAGTTTGGTGGCCGCCTGGGCGAAGTAATCCAGCAGGGCAATGTTGAGTTTCTGGTTCTCGCCAACGTTGCCGAAAGGCGCTATCTGGCCGTTGCGCAGCGCTTCCAGGGCCAGATCGGATGCGGGTTGGGTTTTCAGGCGTTTTTGCAAATCGGGCAAGTAAAGCTGTGAGCCGCAAAGGCCGGCAAAAATACCGGTGTGGTCGTCAGAGCCGCC comes from the Marinobacter psychrophilus genome and includes:
- the asd gene encoding archaetidylserine decarboxylase (Phosphatidylserine decarboxylase is synthesized as a single chain precursor. Generation of the pyruvoyl active site from a Ser is coupled to cleavage of a Gly-Ser bond between the larger (beta) and smaller (alpha chains). It is an integral membrane protein.) produces the protein MSSVKKATPGLTTGEQLNFLLTNRLPRLWLTLFMGWFSRIESPALTRLSIAIWQCFCDDLRLQDAKNPRFKSLQECFTRQLKPGLRPLDNRLGTVSSPCDAIVGACGRIQDNRLFQAKGFPYTLEQLIPDTRLAARYQNGQFVTLRLKSSMYHRFHAPVDCQVRRVNYVSGDTWNVNPIALKKVEKLFCKNERAVLELEFGHPDYSLTLVPVAAILVASMKFHFLAEPLDLKYRGANVIPCNAMLRKGQEMGYFQHGSTILVFASEQYQLCPGIVEGQPVRMGEALLSGHPLPALPLHDSSRSEEPTTTLDV
- a CDS encoding glycosyltransferase; the encoded protein is MTMQAQSNGEPQFRNGLRAEFDHFLSQQAGRFDPENCLQIDFHCHDHNSDVPDELWGRILRLPETWIKTKKLVEVLGQNGSSVVTVTNHNNARSCWALQDKGVDVLVGCEFTCFFPEYDLFIHVLTYGFTREQEVLLNEKRQNIYDFLRYAASYDIPVILPHPLYFYSRNERIDLCLFEKLAVMFWRFEVLNGQRDLWQSVLTLNWVQSLTPESIRAYASKHKLDPAEFGVDPDKPKVMTGGSDDHTGIFAGLCGSQLYLPDLQKRLKTQPASDLALEALRNGQIAPFGNVGENQKLNIALLDYFAQAATKLKDPGLLRILLHRGSTWDKMGCFIVANLFLEMQKHKKTAVFFALIHDALQGKKPKRFLKWQASKDYAFCITQLDKIADSKRNHPEAFVDTVNQIIGELFNHLNHLIAKRIRKAVDKHNGLSLKDFSTEELTRKLEIPSQLTALFLGDSKRQDNMSNINLAEILDSLSFPVLISTILAGSTLASTRVLYQNRDLLNQFARQLGKNEHSRRALCLTDTLLDKNGVSTSLSGKLKEIKRTNLPLDFLICHSDAVSEPHLSVVRPIADIDLHPFGDQTLRVPDVMEIARIFYQGGYDRIVCSTEGPMALVALFLQQMFNVPCYFFMHTDWIDFIAHTTHLNQHERDRVRRLMRALYNRFDGVFVLNREHRDWLIGHEMQLPEDRVFLTAHHTAPRDLQVQPARKSDLIPGANEKTPVLFIACRLSREKGIFDLPEIVQEARLSLPNLQIVVAGSGPASEDLQRALPDAVFLGWQTREQLASLYLGLDLFVFPSRFDTFGNVLLEAFTHGMPAVAYNCKGPKDILEHRVSGYLTEDVSTMAEAVVEFFSASNDRNVMAENARKRAARFQAEPIMRKFLEDLGLDYPEQVHAEVTVA